One segment of Macrotis lagotis isolate mMagLag1 chromosome 1, bilby.v1.9.chrom.fasta, whole genome shotgun sequence DNA contains the following:
- the URGCP gene encoding up-regulator of cell proliferation isoform X5 yields MELSGLPKATQLGHYCLRLDLNSDGTEEAQENGQPIVADFLTEERSRLHETMSLLGLETYCNRKLSLQDARQISFDSMKNWAPQVPTDLPWSFLRKLLALNSEVRNTTLLSDLPQDDRTGEKETQVDEQEIYWGTSEDIYSLTELVTTPDVPLNPLDLLCALLLCSDSFLQQELLVKMSLCQFALPVVLPDSENQNHTFLLWALRGVMRTWWWQSPGGPRTSREESLVLTRVPIISFARMDISSHSKSHLLNSVMSPCHHQPHDYFCHREMPSAANAREIADGLVEMSWYSPGSSSKENLDVFPEPVAFANLRGEIGSHWQQFKLLTETSSAVFILTDNIGQKEYELLCSLSGSTTRYYLILSPYRGKRNANLRFLNKLVSVLQIDYSHVLVKVSSTDSKRLVKRLQAIVVNVIKSASRKVSLEDMAETARTLGLKVDEDCEECQKARERVEKITQDIQDVELYKREKLRLQGDPWRNIAQLEKELCRLQRAGDSSPEKYKSELRQRLLALRTHQNRSELGWSMQEFIKGIANPSPVEKQYFLGWMKLKLEEMARQSRRQPPETLGPLGPKHSRPTELSEQLWPASLGVEHFLREMGQFYEAECYLVEAGKMAESQKRFTHFVGLASELVLNGFPLELMDRSTCCVPLRWVTGILRELHARLEGRPRLLVLSVLGAEGTGKSTLLNTMFGLQFTTSRSYKPHGTFMQLISVTEDFRQDLGCDFILVIDSGGLTGGTTAARGERYELEVSLATLAMGLSNITVVSMAETKDTPLAALHAFLKLEKLGHVPNCQLVSQDLNDGPVPRPHLRDRKQLMEQLNDLSKAVAEMEKQDEERTLSEMVLCDPEKHIWHIPRLWHGVPPMAPVSLGYCEAVFELKRCLLENIRNGVCHQHRDIVHLVELVGRL; encoded by the exons atggagttaagtggcttgcccaaggccacacagctaggtcattattgtctgagactggatttgaactcag ATGGAACGGAAGAAGCCCAGGAAAATGGACAGCCGATTGTGGCTGACTTCCTTACAG aggAAAGGAGCAGGCTTCATGAAACAATGTCACTCTTGGGACTGGAGACATACTGCAACAGGAAACTCAGCCTCCAGGATGCCCGGCAGATCAGTTTTGACAGTATGAAGAACTGGGCTCCCCAGGTACCCACTGACTTGCCTTGGAGCTTCCTGAGAAAGCTGTTGGCTCTCAACTCAGAAGTTAGAAACACTACTCTGCTATCGGACTTGCCCCAGGATGATAGGACAGGTGAGAAAGAAACACAAGTGGATGAGCAAGAAATCTACTGGGGTACCTCGGAGGACATTTATTCTCTCACTGAACTGGTGACAACCCCTGATGTGCCCCTAAATCCCCTCGACCTCCTCTGTGCGCTTCTCCTTTGCTCTGACAGTTTCCTACAGCAGGAGTTGCTGGTCAAGATGTCTCTCTGCCAGTTTGCCCTCCCTGTGGTACTGCCCGACTCAGAGAACCAAAACCATACTTTCTTGCTGTGGGCCCTGAGGGGTGTGATGAGGACGTGGTGGTGGCAGTCCCCAGGGGGGCCCAGGACTTCAAGAGAGGAGAGTTTGGTGCTCACAAGGGTGCCAATCATCTCCTTTGCACGCATGGACATCAGTAGCCACTCCAAGTCCCACCTCCTCAATTCAGTCATGAGCCCTTGTCACCACCAGCCTCATGACTACTTCTGCCACCGGGAGATGCCATCAGCAGCCAATGCTCGAGAGATTGCGGATGGGTTGGTCGAGATGTCCTGGTACTCTCCAGGCAGCAGCAGCAAAGAGAACTTGGATGTCTTCCCAGAACCCGTCGCCTTTGCCAACCTGAGGGGTGAGATTGGAAGTCATTGGCAGCAGTTTAAGCTTCTGACCGAGACATCATCGGCCGTTTTCATATTAACTGACAACATTGGCCAAAAGGAGTATGAGCTGCTGTGCTCTCTGAGCGGGTCAACTACTCGCTATTACCTCATTCTTAGTCCCTACCGTGGTAAACGCAATGCCAACCTGAGGTTCCTCAATAAACTGGTCTCCGTCCTTCAAATCGATTACTCTCACGTCCTGGTGAAGGTCAGCAGCACAGACAGCAAACGCCTTGTCAAGAGGCTCCAGGCCATCGTGGTGAATGTTATCAAATCGGCCAGTAGGAAGGTGTCTCTGGAGGACATGGCAGAAACAGCCCGGACCCTGGGCCTCAAGGTGGATGAGGACTGTGAGGAGTGTCAAAAGGCAAGGGAGCGGGTAGAAAAGATCACCCAGGACATCCAGGATGTGGAGCTGTATAAGAGGGAGAAGCTCCGATTACAGGGGGACCCCTGGAGAAACATCgctcagctggagaaggaactctGCCGGCTGCAGAGGGCTGGGGACTCCTCTCCAGAGAAATACAAGTCCGAGCTCAGGCAGCGTTTGCTGGCCTTGAGGACGCACCAGAATCGCTCTGAGCTGGGCTGGAGCATGCAGGAATTTATTAAGGGAATCGCCAACCCTTCCCCTGTGGAGAAGCAATACTTCCTGGGGTGGATGAAGTTGAAACTGGAGGAGATGGCAAGGCAGAGCCGGCGGCAGCCCCCAGAAACCCTGGGTCCCCTGGGACCAAAGCACAGCCGGCCCACGGAGCTCAGTGAGCAGCTCTGGCCAGCATCCTTGGGGGTGGAGCACTTCTTGAGGGAGATGGGGCAGTTCTATGAGGCTGAATGCTACCTGGTGGAGGCAGGGAAGATGGCAGAGAGCCAGAAGCGGTTTACCCACTTTGTGGGCCTGGCCTCGGAGCTGGTCCTGAATGGCTTCCCTCTGGAGCTGATGGACCGGAGCACCTGCTGTGTCCCCTTGCGGTGGGTGACAGGCATCCTGAGGGAGCTCCATGCCCGGCTGGAGGGTAGGCCCCGGCTGCTGGTGCTCTCGGTTCTGGGAGCAGAGGGCACAGGCAAATCCACGTTGCTCAACACTATGTTTGGGCTCCAGTTTACCACCAGCAGGAGCTACAAGCCCCATGGCACTTTCATGCAACTCATTTCAGTGACGGAGGACTTCCGCCAGGACCTGGGCTGCGACTTTATTCTGGTGATCGACTCTGGTGGCTTGACAGGGGGGACCACAGCTGCCAGGGGGGAACGGTACGAGCTGGAGGTGTCTCTGGCCACGCTTGCCATGGGGCTCAGCAACATCACCGTGGTCAGCATGGCCGAGACCAAGGACACCCCTCTGGCTGCCCTCCACGCCTTTTTGAAGCTTGAGAAATTGGGGCATGTCCCCAACTGCCAACTGGTGTCCCAGGACCTCAACGATGGGCCAGTGCCCAGACCCCACCTGAGAGACAGGAAACAACTGATGGAACAACTGAATGACCTGAGCAAGGCCGTCGCTGAGATGGAGAAGCAGGATGAGGAACGGACCCTTTCGGAGatggtcctgtgtgatcctgagaagCACATTTGGCATATCCCTCGTTTGTGGCACGGTGTGCCTCCCATGGCCCCTGTGAGCTTGGGCTATTGTGAAGCCGTCTTTGAGTTAAAGAGATGCCTTCTGGAGAACATTAGAAATGGAGTGTGTCATCAACATCGAGATATCGTACATCTGGTAGAACTGGTGGGGCGGCTATGA